A genomic segment from Chitinophaga flava encodes:
- a CDS encoding DUF4843 domain-containing protein: protein MKKNIRYITAIAAGLLLTAACRKAEIPVYSTTNDIYFSVARNEVIYDTTIVTFAYTPATQDTTIRLLVRALGTPAGHERAVGYRVIDTSASAATAGSQFEIPSKIVIPADSVNCYLPVKLHKTTEMAKRSFSVTLQLENNSDFSTRLGVWVKDKTNNKFVSLVRHVIIVDNRLNKPDKGWYDDFYGPFTAKKMMLMSDLLEVSIMEFYTKVSTADPGATNFYANYLKNYLKDMEAAGTPVMEEDGTPMKMGKYMQ from the coding sequence ATGAAAAAGAATATCCGGTATATCACCGCTATAGCAGCGGGTTTGCTGCTGACAGCAGCATGCAGGAAAGCTGAAATTCCTGTTTATTCAACTACCAATGATATCTATTTCTCCGTTGCGAGAAATGAAGTAATATATGATACAACGATCGTCACTTTTGCCTATACGCCTGCTACCCAGGATACTACCATACGGTTGTTGGTACGGGCGCTGGGTACACCTGCCGGCCATGAAAGAGCTGTCGGTTACCGGGTGATTGATACCAGTGCCAGTGCAGCCACTGCAGGTAGCCAGTTTGAGATACCATCAAAGATTGTAATACCGGCAGACAGTGTGAACTGTTATCTGCCGGTAAAATTGCATAAGACAACGGAAATGGCTAAACGCTCTTTCTCCGTGACCTTGCAACTGGAAAACAACAGTGACTTTTCTACCAGGTTAGGGGTTTGGGTAAAAGACAAAACCAACAACAAATTCGTGTCACTGGTAAGACATGTGATCATTGTGGATAATAGGCTGAACAAGCCTGATAAGGGCTGGTATGATGATTTTTACGGGCCTTTCACCGCTAAAAAGATGATGTTGATGAGTGATTTGCTGGAGGTATCCATTATGGAGTTTTATACCAAGGTGTCTACTGCCGATCCGGGCGCGACCAACTTCTACGCCAATTATCTGAAAAATTATCTTAAAGACATGGAAGCTGCCGGAACGCCTGTGATGGAAGAAGATGGAACACCTATGAAGATGGGTAAGTACATGCAGTAA
- a CDS encoding RagB/SusD family nutrient uptake outer membrane protein: MKKHISISVIILVILSCTSCKKWLDVKPRDKVIENVLLENEDGFITALNGVYLDMTDARNYGGQMTMQMIEVLGQRYNVGGGHSLYKLASYQYTDPVSQGMFGNTWSAMYKMVANVNKILSVIDQKKSLFRGDHYQWVKGEALALRAMIQFDLFRLFGPVYSKDSTALSLPYYSAFTTSYEPYQKGNDFLEKVLADLDAAEALLTKDPVLAGITLGKDKDGGEGNAWNYRNLRLNYFAVRALKARVYLYRGDKIMALRYARDVISNAGVFFPFVKFSDLSGDPKNPDRVFSSELLFALQDSRRNDKYKAYFDPGLKDNDILYTESGRLSSEFGNNANDYRYYNAWMIPGSNQKSYRCYYKYADVEEPGKRFRNLIPMIRLSEMYFIAAECEPDPDAAIAYLNEVRKNRGAVLIAPGAGVAAELLKDYRREFYGEGQMFFYYKRTFTASIPGGTGSGTVAMTKERYVLPIPLDESQFRN, from the coding sequence ATGAAAAAACATATATCCATCAGCGTTATCATACTGGTAATACTGTCCTGCACTTCCTGCAAGAAGTGGCTGGATGTGAAGCCCCGTGATAAAGTCATCGAAAATGTTTTGCTGGAGAACGAAGACGGTTTTATCACCGCCCTGAACGGCGTTTATCTGGACATGACCGATGCCAGAAATTATGGAGGACAGATGACCATGCAGATGATCGAGGTGCTCGGACAACGGTATAATGTGGGTGGCGGTCATAGTTTATACAAGCTGGCGTCCTATCAGTATACAGACCCGGTGTCGCAAGGTATGTTTGGTAATACCTGGTCTGCCATGTATAAAATGGTGGCCAATGTCAATAAAATTCTGTCTGTCATTGATCAGAAAAAAAGTCTCTTCAGGGGTGATCATTATCAATGGGTAAAAGGCGAAGCCCTGGCTTTGCGTGCGATGATCCAGTTTGATTTATTCCGTCTTTTCGGGCCGGTGTACTCCAAAGATTCCACCGCTCTCAGTTTACCTTATTACAGTGCATTCACTACCAGCTATGAGCCTTATCAGAAAGGGAATGACTTCCTCGAAAAAGTGCTGGCAGATCTGGATGCAGCTGAAGCATTACTGACGAAAGACCCTGTACTGGCTGGTATTACGCTGGGTAAAGACAAGGATGGTGGAGAAGGGAATGCCTGGAATTACCGTAACCTCCGGCTGAATTACTTTGCAGTGAGGGCTTTGAAGGCAAGGGTGTATTTATACCGTGGTGATAAAATTATGGCGTTGAGATATGCCAGAGATGTGATCAGCAATGCCGGTGTATTCTTTCCTTTTGTGAAGTTTAGTGATCTTTCCGGTGATCCTAAAAATCCTGACAGAGTATTTTCCAGTGAGCTGCTGTTTGCTTTGCAGGATAGTCGTCGCAACGATAAATACAAAGCTTACTTTGATCCGGGGCTGAAAGACAATGATATCCTGTATACAGAGTCGGGCCGCCTTAGCAGCGAGTTTGGTAACAATGCCAATGATTACCGTTATTATAATGCCTGGATGATACCGGGCTCCAATCAGAAATCCTATCGCTGCTATTACAAGTATGCAGATGTAGAAGAACCTGGTAAACGTTTCCGTAATCTGATACCGATGATCCGTTTGTCGGAGATGTATTTCATCGCAGCGGAATGCGAACCGGACCCTGATGCAGCCATTGCCTACCTGAATGAAGTGCGTAAGAACCGTGGAGCGGTATTGATAGCGCCGGGCGCAGGTGTTGCTGCAGAACTGCTGAAAGATTACAGACGTGAGTTTTATGGAGAAGGTCAGATGTTCTTCTACTACAAACGCACTTTTACGGCCAGCATACCCGGTGGTACCGGTTCCGGTACCGTTGCTATGACGAAAGAAAGATATGTGCTGCCCATTCCCCTGGACGAATCACAATTCAGAAACTAA
- a CDS encoding SusC/RagA family TonB-linked outer membrane protein, translated as MIKNYLRYITRLRGCMFRPLAMAAIIMSAMPAWAQDTFALNRKVTVKANNQPIAVVLSEIEKQTNLNFVYDGAQINRAQPVTIQVSGAVLKNVLHNIFNDEVQYQVVGNQVIVKSAPARPAAAPAVQREQQEKTIRMAGTVSLRDTKGNIQQIPGVTIRVKGKPLGTHTDAAGKFELTVSEHDILLVSYIGYKAVEVPVKGRNSLTITLEEDASKIKEVVVTGIYERAKESFTGSASTYTVKELKQVGNQNVIQSLRSLDPSFTVYENNLMGSNPNVMPNMEIRGKTSVLGMKEQFSTDPNQPLFILDGFETNLRTIVDLDINRVESVTILKDAASTAIYGSKAANGVIVIETKKPKPGELRVYYTTDNSITVPDLHDYNLMNATEKLEFERITGRFKLNQGFENNQILQKILEQSYSDRLAEIQRGVNTYWLNEPVRTGFTTGHSMYVEGGDNQMRYSAGINYKRINGAMKGSGRDIGGANIKLIYRKKKLSFNNNLSINFFTAKESPYGSFLAFAQASPYYRKRDENGNIFPFLEVRDKAGNGLDTTVNPLWNASIGNFDESRNISVVNNFMTEWELNRDLRVRGRLGITKEEGKQEVFYDARHTMFLKKTPMERGSYGNTRSAAFNYDGEITAIYGKLINNRHQLNAVGGWKFQQFRNISDGYTVVGLPPGVSSPAFAAGYPATGKSSSAEATTRSTSAYVNAGYMLDERYMADVNFRLDGSSVFGSNNFFTTSWSVGLSWNLHKEAMLRDISWINFLKLRGSVGTPGNQNFSTYQSFTTYRYNTYAVNDFGIGAVIDAFGNPNLLWQKTLDKNIGADIVLLDNRVRFNIDMYNRITDPLVAQISLPSSVGTNTYFTNLGKQVGNGYNFMFSVSPLYRPEERINWAINFSAKHENARFDNMSNRLEVLNKENRTKNLERYYDGGSPTAIWAVRSAGIDPGTGQEVLIKKDGSLTFNYDAADEVVVGDSRPKLDGVVGSTLNYKGFNLGIYLRYRVGGDIFNNALYDKVENINTNDILLNQDRRALYDRWQKPGDIAKYRVISLTQVPDRITANIPPMTSRFVQRENVLAGESINVGYEFANSMVKHWRMSYLRVNAYMNDIFRLSTIKRERGIDYPFANTVSFSISAGF; from the coding sequence ATGATTAAAAATTATCTACGGTACATCACCCGTTTGCGCGGCTGTATGTTCCGCCCACTGGCAATGGCTGCCATCATCATGTCGGCAATGCCGGCATGGGCACAGGATACCTTCGCGCTCAACCGCAAAGTGACTGTGAAAGCCAATAACCAACCTATTGCTGTTGTACTCTCGGAAATCGAAAAACAAACCAACCTGAACTTTGTGTACGACGGCGCCCAGATCAACAGGGCCCAGCCAGTAACTATACAGGTCAGCGGCGCAGTCCTGAAAAATGTACTGCACAACATTTTTAATGATGAGGTACAGTATCAGGTCGTGGGCAACCAGGTGATTGTTAAAAGCGCACCTGCCCGTCCTGCCGCCGCACCAGCTGTGCAGCGCGAACAACAGGAGAAAACAATTCGTATGGCCGGTACCGTTTCCCTGCGCGACACCAAAGGGAATATTCAGCAGATACCCGGCGTTACCATACGGGTAAAAGGAAAACCCCTGGGCACCCATACCGACGCCGCCGGAAAATTTGAACTCACCGTCAGCGAACATGATATACTGCTGGTCAGCTACATCGGCTACAAAGCCGTGGAAGTACCGGTGAAAGGCCGTAACAGCCTTACCATCACCCTGGAGGAAGACGCCTCTAAAATAAAAGAAGTAGTGGTAACCGGTATCTACGAGCGCGCCAAAGAAAGTTTTACAGGATCTGCTTCTACCTATACCGTCAAAGAACTGAAGCAGGTAGGCAACCAGAACGTTATCCAGAGCCTTCGCTCCCTCGACCCTTCCTTTACCGTATACGAAAATAACCTGATGGGCTCCAATCCCAACGTGATGCCCAATATGGAAATCAGAGGTAAAACCAGCGTGCTGGGTATGAAAGAACAGTTTAGTACCGATCCTAACCAACCGCTCTTTATCCTCGATGGTTTTGAAACCAATCTGCGTACCATCGTAGACCTCGATATTAACCGCGTGGAAAGCGTTACCATCCTGAAAGATGCGGCCTCCACTGCCATCTACGGTTCAAAAGCAGCCAACGGTGTAATCGTTATCGAAACAAAGAAACCCAAACCGGGAGAACTGAGAGTGTATTACACGACTGATAACAGCATTACCGTTCCTGATCTGCATGATTACAATCTGATGAATGCCACGGAAAAACTGGAGTTTGAGCGGATCACCGGACGGTTTAAACTCAATCAGGGCTTTGAAAATAACCAGATTTTGCAGAAAATTCTGGAACAGTCTTACAGTGACCGGCTCGCGGAGATACAACGGGGCGTAAACACTTACTGGCTCAACGAACCTGTGCGCACGGGCTTTACTACCGGGCATTCCATGTATGTGGAAGGTGGTGATAACCAGATGCGCTACAGTGCCGGTATTAACTATAAACGTATCAATGGAGCTATGAAAGGCTCCGGCCGTGATATCGGCGGCGCCAACATAAAACTGATATACCGGAAAAAGAAACTCAGTTTCAACAACAATCTCTCCATCAACTTCTTTACTGCCAAAGAATCTCCCTACGGCTCATTCCTGGCGTTTGCGCAGGCCAGCCCCTACTACCGCAAGCGCGATGAAAACGGCAATATTTTTCCGTTTCTGGAAGTGAGAGACAAAGCAGGTAATGGTTTGGATACCACTGTCAATCCGCTGTGGAATGCTTCTATCGGCAATTTCGACGAATCACGCAACATCAGCGTGGTGAACAACTTCATGACGGAATGGGAGCTGAACAGAGATCTCAGAGTGAGAGGCCGTTTGGGCATCACCAAAGAGGAAGGCAAACAGGAAGTATTCTATGATGCCCGTCATACCATGTTCCTGAAAAAAACACCGATGGAAAGAGGCAGCTATGGTAATACGAGGTCTGCTGCTTTCAATTACGACGGTGAGATCACCGCTATTTATGGTAAACTGATCAACAACCGTCATCAGCTGAATGCTGTAGGTGGCTGGAAATTCCAGCAGTTCCGCAATATCAGTGACGGCTATACGGTAGTTGGTTTACCACCGGGAGTGTCTTCACCAGCGTTTGCCGCGGGGTATCCTGCTACCGGTAAATCTTCTTCTGCAGAAGCCACTACCCGCAGTACCAGTGCCTATGTGAATGCCGGTTATATGCTGGATGAACGTTATATGGCAGATGTGAACTTCCGTCTGGATGGTTCTTCTGTATTCGGTTCCAATAATTTCTTCACCACTTCCTGGTCGGTAGGTCTGTCGTGGAACCTGCATAAGGAAGCGATGCTTCGTGATATAAGCTGGATCAATTTCCTGAAGCTGAGAGGCTCAGTGGGAACACCCGGCAATCAGAATTTTTCTACCTACCAATCGTTTACTACTTACCGTTATAATACTTATGCTGTCAATGATTTTGGGATAGGCGCCGTTATCGATGCCTTTGGTAACCCTAATCTGTTGTGGCAGAAAACGCTCGACAAAAACATTGGCGCCGACATCGTGTTGCTGGACAACCGCGTGCGGTTTAATATTGATATGTACAACCGTATCACCGACCCGCTGGTGGCCCAGATCAGCCTCCCCTCTTCTGTCGGTACCAACACCTACTTCACCAATCTGGGTAAGCAGGTAGGTAACGGATATAACTTCATGTTCAGTGTTTCTCCGCTGTATCGTCCGGAAGAGCGTATCAACTGGGCCATCAATTTCTCCGCAAAACATGAAAATGCACGCTTTGATAATATGAGCAACCGGCTCGAAGTGTTGAACAAGGAGAACCGCACTAAAAACCTGGAGCGTTATTATGATGGTGGAAGCCCTACGGCCATATGGGCTGTACGTTCCGCTGGTATTGATCCCGGCACAGGTCAGGAAGTGCTGATTAAAAAAGATGGTAGTCTCACTTTTAACTATGATGCTGCCGATGAAGTAGTAGTGGGCGACAGCCGTCCTAAGTTGGATGGTGTGGTTGGTAGCACTTTAAACTACAAAGGCTTCAACCTGGGTATATACCTGCGTTACCGCGTAGGGGGTGATATTTTCAATAATGCCCTTTACGACAAGGTGGAGAATATTAATACCAATGATATCCTGCTGAATCAGGACAGACGTGCATTGTACGATCGTTGGCAGAAACCGGGTGATATCGCCAAATACCGTGTGATTTCCCTCACACAGGTACCGGACAGGATCACCGCCAATATTCCTCCTATGACCTCCCGCTTTGTACAAAGAGAGAATGTGCTGGCCGGAGAATCTATCAATGTGGGCTATGAGTTCGCCAACAGCATGGTGAAACACTGGCGGATGTCTTACCTGCGCGTAAACGCTTATATGAACGACATTTTCCGCCTGTCTACCATCAAGCGTGAACGTGGTATCGACTATCCTTTTGCGAACACTGTTTCCTTTTCCATCAGTGCAGGTTTTTAA
- a CDS encoding FecR family protein, translating into MTKPTDRHSFILLCLQSPQDAALQSRLQSWLDADEEHRELYRQLKLLWEQAPYAALFEDADAIAATARFLALLDQTPAVTPVLPLRRPRRRLMTAAAAVLFIAAGAAWWQYTRNSIQWLGKTTSSQPDSLLLADGSKIYLNKYSQVRYPAAFKGKERQVELTAGEAFFDIATDPVYPFTVTSGPAQIHVLGTSFNVKAGAEKIQVYVLSGRIALAMEHRPQRLHLQAGQSASCNTTTGELQAVAADINQLAWRTHELQFVDTSLQDVCNALSACYGVSMVLDPKISRKRKLNANFSNKTLEEVLQTLTALYDYQFQQLNDTIYVHLPVK; encoded by the coding sequence ATGACCAAACCAACCGACCGCCATTCTTTTATTCTGCTGTGCCTGCAATCGCCGCAAGATGCGGCGCTGCAGTCCCGGCTGCAATCCTGGCTGGATGCCGATGAGGAACACCGGGAATTGTACCGGCAATTGAAACTACTATGGGAACAGGCGCCCTATGCAGCGCTGTTTGAAGATGCTGACGCCATTGCTGCAACGGCCAGATTCCTGGCGCTGCTGGACCAAACGCCAGCCGTCACGCCCGTGCTGCCGTTACGCCGGCCACGTCGTCGCCTGATGACGGCCGCCGCTGCTGTACTGTTTATCGCCGCCGGCGCCGCCTGGTGGCAATACACCCGCAACAGCATACAGTGGCTGGGTAAAACAACCAGCAGTCAGCCAGATTCTCTGTTACTGGCCGACGGCTCAAAAATCTATCTCAACAAATACTCGCAGGTACGTTATCCCGCCGCCTTTAAAGGAAAAGAAAGACAAGTGGAGCTGACGGCAGGAGAAGCGTTTTTCGACATCGCTACCGATCCTGTGTATCCCTTTACTGTTACGAGCGGCCCGGCACAGATACATGTGCTGGGCACTTCTTTCAACGTGAAGGCCGGCGCAGAAAAAATACAGGTATACGTACTGTCTGGCAGGATAGCCCTTGCCATGGAACACAGGCCACAGCGCCTGCATTTGCAGGCCGGCCAGAGCGCTTCCTGCAATACTACCACCGGGGAACTACAGGCTGTGGCCGCAGACATCAACCAGCTGGCCTGGCGCACACACGAGCTTCAGTTTGTGGACACCTCTCTGCAGGATGTATGTAACGCCCTCTCTGCCTGCTACGGCGTATCCATGGTCCTCGATCCGAAGATCAGCCGCAAGCGTAAGCTGAACGCCAACTTCAGCAACAAAACATTAGAGGAAGTATTGCAAACACTAACTGCTTTATATGATTATCAATTTCAACAACTAAACGACACAATATATGTGCACTTGCCTGTGAAATAG
- a CDS encoding RNA polymerase sigma-70 factor codes for MISGLYSEEVMQGLQARDRAVFARVYEHFYPVLFATARKYLGEREQAEEVVQDVFLRLWEKDFTLEHAAALKSYLFRAVINQCINHLQRNRMLEGHHAEIQHLQEESYLCTFIEEQELRERIHHAVERLPEQCRRIFKLSRYGGLKNNEIAQQLELSVKTVENQMTIALRQLKAALLDHAEKPISAVTRLKLLLWLASV; via the coding sequence ATGATTAGCGGGTTGTATAGCGAAGAGGTGATGCAGGGCCTGCAGGCCAGAGACCGTGCGGTGTTTGCCCGGGTATACGAACATTTTTATCCCGTTCTTTTTGCCACTGCCCGGAAATACCTGGGTGAACGGGAACAGGCGGAGGAAGTGGTCCAGGATGTTTTTCTCCGGCTGTGGGAAAAGGATTTTACCCTGGAACATGCCGCTGCGCTTAAGAGTTACCTTTTCCGCGCTGTCATCAACCAATGCATCAATCATCTGCAGCGTAATCGTATGCTGGAAGGACATCATGCTGAGATTCAACATTTACAGGAAGAGAGTTACCTGTGCACATTCATAGAAGAGCAGGAATTACGCGAACGGATACACCATGCAGTTGAGCGTTTGCCGGAACAATGCCGGCGTATTTTTAAGTTGAGCCGCTACGGAGGCCTGAAGAACAATGAGATAGCCCAACAGCTGGAGCTGTCTGTAAAAACGGTAGAAAATCAGATGACTATTGCTTTAAGGCAACTAAAAGCTGCTTTACTGGACCATGCGGAAAAACCTATATCGGCTGTCACCAGGCTGAAACTGTTGCTGTGGCTTGCTTCTGTTTAA
- a CDS encoding Gfo/Idh/MocA family protein yields the protein MNRKLRMGMIGGGKDAFIGAIHRIAANMDGLIELAAGALSINNDVALESGKMLFLDPERTYLDFKTMLQKEASMPADKRLDFITIVTPNFAHFEPAMMALDLGFNVVIEKPITFSLEEAKQLKEKVEATGLTLLLTHTYTGYPMVKQARQMVKDGAFGKIRKVWVEYPQGWLSKLSEREGNAQAAWRTDPKKSGKAGAMGDIGTHAFNLAEYISGAQVEKLCADLNILVPGRALDDDGAVLLRFDNGAAGVLMASQVAAGEENALKIRVYGEKGGLEWAQHEPNTLLVKWLDKPTEIYRAGGGYSFQSSYMTHNTRTPGGHPEGYLEAFGNLYRNFAQTLSAKIDGVQPAAESLDFPGVADGVRGMAFIDNVVRSAQSDTKWTTFEI from the coding sequence ATGAACCGTAAGTTAAGAATGGGAATGATCGGCGGTGGTAAAGATGCCTTCATCGGCGCTATCCACCGTATAGCCGCCAATATGGACGGTCTGATAGAACTGGCAGCCGGTGCGCTCAGCATCAACAACGACGTGGCCCTGGAATCCGGGAAAATGCTGTTCCTCGATCCGGAACGCACCTACCTCGATTTTAAAACCATGCTCCAGAAAGAAGCCTCCATGCCGGCAGACAAACGGCTGGACTTCATCACCATCGTGACCCCTAACTTCGCTCACTTTGAACCCGCCATGATGGCGCTGGACCTGGGCTTCAACGTAGTGATCGAAAAACCGATCACCTTCTCCCTCGAAGAAGCCAAACAATTAAAAGAGAAAGTAGAAGCCACCGGCCTCACTTTACTGCTCACCCACACCTACACCGGCTACCCAATGGTAAAACAGGCACGCCAGATGGTAAAAGACGGCGCCTTCGGCAAAATCCGCAAAGTATGGGTGGAATATCCGCAGGGATGGCTCAGCAAACTGAGTGAACGTGAAGGCAATGCCCAGGCTGCCTGGAGAACAGATCCTAAAAAATCCGGTAAAGCCGGCGCCATGGGCGATATCGGTACCCATGCCTTTAATCTTGCCGAATATATCAGCGGTGCCCAGGTAGAAAAACTGTGCGCCGATCTCAATATCCTGGTGCCAGGCCGTGCCCTCGACGATGACGGCGCTGTACTGCTCCGCTTCGACAACGGCGCTGCCGGTGTACTGATGGCCTCCCAGGTAGCTGCCGGTGAAGAGAATGCCCTGAAGATCCGCGTCTATGGAGAAAAAGGCGGCCTGGAATGGGCACAGCACGAACCCAATACCTTACTGGTAAAATGGCTCGATAAACCTACTGAGATCTATCGTGCTGGCGGTGGCTACAGCTTCCAGTCCAGCTACATGACTCATAACACCCGCACCCCTGGCGGCCATCCGGAAGGATACCTCGAAGCGTTCGGTAACCTGTACCGCAACTTCGCACAAACCCTCTCCGCTAAAATAGACGGCGTACAGCCAGCTGCAGAATCACTCGATTTCCCGGGTGTGGCAGACGGCGTACGTGGCATGGCATTCATCGATAATGTGGTACGCTCCGCACAAAGCGATACCAAATGGACCACCTTCGAGATCTAG
- a CDS encoding sugar phosphate isomerase/epimerase family protein has protein sequence MKTIKGPGIFLAQFMGDEAPFNSLKSICEWAASIGFKGVQIPSWDARLIDLQKAAESKTYADEIKGIVNAAGLEITELSTHLQGQLVAVNPAFTEMFDGFAPAQYHNNINARTEWAVNQLKYAAKASRNLGLNAHATFSGALLWAPAMYPWPQRPAGLVEAGFAELAKRWLPILNEFDANGVDLCYEIHPGEDLHDGASYERFLEATGNHARACLLYDPSHFVLQCLNYLEYIDIYHEKIKAFHVKDAEFNPTGRSGVYGGFQAWIDRPGRFRSLGDGQVDFKSVFSKLTQYDFSGWAVMEWECCMKHPEDGAREGAPFIKNHIIRVTEKAFDDFAGAATDDAFNKRVLGI, from the coding sequence ATGAAAACAATAAAAGGGCCTGGTATTTTTCTGGCGCAGTTCATGGGAGATGAAGCGCCTTTCAACAGTCTGAAGTCCATCTGTGAATGGGCTGCCTCCATCGGTTTCAAAGGTGTACAGATCCCTTCCTGGGATGCCCGCCTGATAGACCTGCAGAAAGCAGCAGAGAGCAAGACCTATGCAGATGAAATCAAAGGGATTGTGAATGCAGCCGGACTGGAGATCACCGAACTGAGTACCCACCTGCAAGGCCAGCTGGTGGCTGTTAACCCGGCATTTACCGAAATGTTTGACGGTTTCGCGCCGGCACAATATCATAATAACATCAACGCCCGTACGGAATGGGCCGTTAACCAGCTGAAATATGCGGCTAAAGCCAGCCGTAACCTGGGCCTCAATGCACACGCCACTTTCAGCGGCGCCCTGCTCTGGGCCCCTGCCATGTATCCCTGGCCACAACGCCCGGCAGGCCTGGTGGAAGCAGGTTTCGCTGAACTGGCCAAACGCTGGCTGCCTATCCTCAACGAGTTTGATGCCAACGGTGTAGACCTCTGCTATGAGATCCACCCCGGCGAAGACCTCCACGACGGCGCCAGCTATGAACGTTTCCTGGAAGCTACCGGCAACCATGCCCGCGCATGTCTCCTCTACGATCCCAGCCACTTCGTACTGCAATGCCTCAACTACCTCGAGTACATCGATATCTATCACGAAAAGATCAAGGCCTTCCACGTAAAAGACGCGGAATTTAATCCTACCGGCCGCTCCGGCGTTTACGGCGGATTCCAGGCCTGGATAGACCGCCCCGGCAGGTTCCGCTCCCTCGGCGATGGACAGGTAGACTTTAAATCTGTATTCAGTAAACTCACCCAATACGATTTCTCCGGTTGGGCCGTTATGGAATGGGAATGCTGCATGAAACATCCGGAAGATGGCGCCCGCGAAGGCGCTCCGTTTATCAAAAATCATATCATCCGCGTCACCGAAAAAGCCTTTGACGACTTCGCCGGCGCCGCTACTGATGATGCTTTCAACAAACGGGTCCTCGGTATTTAA
- a CDS encoding c-type cytochrome, with protein MKKRYLAPLVLSVLFFAACGGGEKKQDQQQTKSSQESAAADNSMVSPNAGNPPSKGEELMAQSDCKTCHKEEMKVVGPSLKDIAGKYPNTPENVDKLADKVIKGGSGNWGEVAMLPHPNVSKDDAKEMVKYILSLSGK; from the coding sequence ATGAAAAAGAGGTATCTGGCACCGTTGGTATTAAGCGTACTGTTTTTTGCAGCTTGCGGCGGTGGTGAGAAAAAACAGGATCAACAGCAAACCAAAAGCAGCCAGGAAAGCGCTGCAGCAGACAACTCCATGGTATCTCCCAATGCAGGCAATCCACCTAGCAAAGGCGAGGAACTGATGGCACAGAGTGACTGTAAAACCTGCCACAAGGAAGAAATGAAAGTGGTAGGCCCGTCCCTGAAAGATATTGCCGGTAAATATCCCAACACACCAGAGAATGTTGATAAACTGGCTGACAAAGTAATCAAAGGTGGTTCAGGCAACTGGGGCGAAGTAGCGATGCTCCCTCACCCAAATGTGTCTAAAGACGATGCGAAGGAAATGGTGAAATACATCCTGTCTTTATCAGGTAAATAA
- a CDS encoding 3-keto-disaccharide hydrolase yields the protein MKKIIIGAFMLGALTSTSALKAQKANNLSAKEKKEGWQLLFDGKTTNGWHTYLKDAASPAWKVVDGALEFDVDAKKNGAPGGDIVTNGEYENYELSIDWKISEGGNSGIIFSVHEDPEFQATYLTGPEMQVLDDDKHPDGKINKHNAGDLYDLAKSEKKSVKPVGQWNTARIVKKDGHLTLWLNGVKTVETTMGTPEWDTLVANSKFKNWKGFGKYPKGHIALQDHGNKVWYRNIKIKVL from the coding sequence ATGAAAAAAATCATCATCGGAGCCTTTATGCTTGGTGCGCTCACCAGCACTTCTGCATTAAAAGCCCAGAAAGCAAATAACCTTTCTGCCAAAGAGAAAAAGGAAGGATGGCAACTGCTGTTCGACGGTAAAACCACCAACGGGTGGCATACCTACCTGAAAGATGCTGCCAGTCCGGCCTGGAAAGTCGTAGACGGCGCGCTGGAATTTGATGTGGACGCCAAAAAGAACGGCGCCCCCGGCGGTGACATCGTCACCAACGGCGAGTATGAAAATTATGAACTGAGCATCGACTGGAAAATCTCTGAAGGCGGCAACAGTGGCATCATCTTCAGCGTACACGAAGATCCCGAATTCCAGGCTACCTATCTCACCGGCCCTGAAATGCAGGTGCTCGATGATGATAAACACCCGGATGGCAAAATCAACAAACACAATGCCGGTGACCTCTACGACCTGGCGAAATCTGAAAAGAAATCCGTAAAACCGGTAGGTCAGTGGAATACTGCCAGAATTGTGAAAAAAGACGGCCACCTTACCCTCTGGCTCAATGGCGTTAAAACCGTTGAAACAACCATGGGAACACCTGAATGGGACACACTCGTAGCCAACAGTAAATTTAAAAACTGGAAAGGCTTCGGTAAATACCCTAAAGGACATATTGCACTGCAGGACCACGGTAACAAAGTATGGTACCGTAACATCAAAATAAAAGTGCTGTAA